In one window of Candidatus Scalindua sp. DNA:
- a CDS encoding DNA adenine methylase, whose protein sequence is MNYPGGKGGVFQKLINLMPPHDVYIETHLGGGAVIRNKRPARSNFGIEIDSEVVEMWTNMHPIGFELVHDDAINYLNNYHFTGKELVYCDPPYLRETRKKYGRLYKYDYSRAQHIELLEVLKTLPCMVMISGYESTLYKESLRSWQTHSFQAVCHHGVATEWLWMNYSVPVGLHDYRYLGNNFRERERIKRKTKRWTAKLKSMPVLERQALLFAIDVFRER, encoded by the coding sequence ATGAATTATCCAGGCGGCAAAGGAGGTGTATTCCAAAAGTTAATCAATCTTATGCCACCCCATGATGTCTACATAGAGACTCATTTGGGTGGTGGCGCTGTTATACGGAACAAACGACCTGCCAGGAGTAATTTTGGGATAGAAATTGACTCGGAAGTTGTTGAGATGTGGACAAATATGCATCCAATAGGTTTTGAACTGGTCCATGATGACGCAATTAATTATCTGAATAATTATCATTTCACAGGAAAAGAACTGGTATATTGTGACCCACCATATCTTCGCGAGACAAGGAAAAAGTATGGACGGCTATATAAATATGACTATAGCCGTGCGCAGCACATCGAACTTTTGGAAGTTTTGAAAACTCTTCCCTGCATGGTGATGATATCCGGTTACGAGTCAACCTTATACAAAGAATCATTGCGTAGCTGGCAGACACATTCTTTTCAGGCCGTCTGTCATCATGGCGTAGCAACGGAGTGGTTATGGATGAACTATAGTGTTCCGGTAGGACTGCACGACTATCGTTATCTTGGCAATAACTTTCGTGAGCGGGAACGGATAAAGAGGAAGACCAAAAGGTGGACAGCGAAACTTAAATCCATGCCTGTATTAGAACGTCAGGCGTTACTATTCGCCATAGATGTATTCAGGGAGCGATAG
- a CDS encoding DUF3365 domain-containing protein — MYTINKRIFSILALVILLCSINTRSDYAGNRKNNHMKCLQTLADTTIDMLIATRSVIAKNQDLINMDPISGNYYFKGFIPAMVGSEVANDFSLRTGHKLKQTSLKLRNPDNAPDKWEEQVLKLFDASDYPKGTGFGEILVTGGRKIYRYMKPIYVEKACLECHSTKKKTRPEIRKFLEERYPYDHAYGYNVGDVRGGISIIVSLED, encoded by the coding sequence ATGTACACTATAAACAAAAGAATCTTTTCAATACTTGCTCTTGTAATTTTACTCTGCAGCATCAATACGAGATCTGATTATGCGGGAAACCGAAAAAATAATCACATGAAATGCCTGCAGACGCTGGCCGATACAACAATTGACATGCTGATTGCTACGAGAAGCGTTATAGCAAAGAACCAGGACCTTATCAACATGGATCCGATATCCGGCAACTACTACTTCAAAGGATTTATACCGGCTATGGTTGGTTCAGAAGTGGCTAATGATTTCAGTCTGAGGACCGGACATAAACTGAAGCAAACCAGCCTTAAACTCAGAAACCCTGATAACGCACCGGATAAATGGGAAGAGCAGGTATTGAAATTGTTCGATGCATCAGACTATCCGAAAGGCACCGGATTTGGAGAGATCCTTGTAACAGGCGGAAGAAAAATATATAGATACATGAAGCCTATTTATGTTGAGAAGGCATGCTTAGAATGTCATAGTACAAAGAAGAAGACACGACCGGAAATAAGAAAATTTCTTGAAGAGAGATATCCATATGACCATGCATATGGATACAACGTGGGTGATGTTCGTGGCGGGATAAGTATTATTGTTTCGCTTGAAGATTAA
- a CDS encoding response regulator translates to MVNAKIMIVEDEWITAEDIKMSLQSLGYSVTSISSSGDAAIKNAEKDKPDLVLMDIVLQGEMDGIETANQIRSRFHIPIIYLTAYADDEVLERAKLTEPSGYIVKPFLNEDLKIAIELALYKHKTEKEKE, encoded by the coding sequence ATGGTAAATGCAAAGATAATGATCGTTGAAGATGAATGGATCACCGCTGAAGACATAAAAATGAGCCTGCAGAGTTTAGGATATTCCGTAACCTCAATATCATCATCAGGGGATGCGGCAATTAAAAACGCTGAAAAGGACAAACCTGATTTAGTACTGATGGATATTGTGTTACAGGGAGAAATGGACGGGATAGAAACTGCCAATCAGATCCGCTCCCGTTTCCACATTCCCATTATCTATCTCACCGCTTACGCCGATGACGAGGTACTCGAGAGGGCGAAGTTAACCGAGCCATCTGGATATATTGTGAAACCTTTCTTAAATGAAGATCTGAAGATAGCGATCGAGCTGGCCCTTTATAAGCACAAAACCGAAAAAGAGAAGGAGTAA
- the amt gene encoding ammonium transporter gives MIEKSLEDIFWVTICAGLVFLMQAGFTCLESGLTRSKNSINVAIKNITDFGISTILYWSFGFALMYGVTCSGWIGTTGFFLATDKGPWPTAFFLFQIMFCATAVTIVSGSTAERLRFRSYIIISILLSSLIYPIFGHWAWNGEQRNMVSGWLAQIGFVDFAGATVVHSVGGWVALAALLVIGPREGRFPPVGPPRKIHGSNLPLSVLGVLLLWMGWFGFNGGSTLALNDQVPGIITNTFLAGASGSMVTLTTGWILRKQADVELVIFGSVAGLVAITASVHVVNTLSAIAIGGIGGMIMLGVDYLLEYLQIDDAVGAIQVHLGAGVWGTLAAAIFGSTELLGTGLPRGDQFLTQCIGIGVCSLWTFGISFPLLLMINRYFPLRVTPEDEYIGLNVSEHGATTELLDMFRTMDSQVRTGDMSLRIPVEPFTEIGQIAERYNWVMDALQKEAAKTANSLKEKELLLREIHHRVKNNMQVMSSLLRLQTRNVTDEKTLEMAKESQNRIKVMALIHEKLYRSQDFANVEFNDYIKDLVNDLFLSYKVSSSDIELTMNIDTISLGIDTAIPCGLIINELVSNSLKYAFPKGKAGEIRISLHRITGLTSDMFELIVSDNGVGISEELDLSNTQSLGLRLITNLAENQLQGKIEIDRKQGTKFQITFKEAKYKQRI, from the coding sequence ATGATAGAGAAATCGCTGGAAGATATCTTTTGGGTCACGATCTGTGCCGGTCTGGTATTTCTCATGCAGGCGGGGTTCACCTGCCTTGAATCGGGATTGACACGGTCAAAAAACAGCATCAATGTTGCCATAAAAAATATAACCGACTTTGGGATCTCTACTATCTTATACTGGTCTTTTGGTTTCGCTCTTATGTACGGCGTAACCTGCAGCGGCTGGATAGGAACAACTGGTTTTTTTCTGGCTACTGACAAAGGTCCCTGGCCGACCGCTTTTTTTCTGTTCCAGATCATGTTCTGTGCCACAGCAGTAACAATAGTCTCCGGGTCCACAGCTGAGCGCCTTCGATTCAGAAGCTACATTATCATATCAATACTCCTCTCAAGCCTCATATACCCGATCTTTGGCCATTGGGCCTGGAATGGTGAACAAAGGAATATGGTATCTGGCTGGCTTGCTCAGATAGGTTTCGTCGACTTCGCCGGGGCAACGGTAGTCCACAGTGTCGGCGGATGGGTTGCATTGGCAGCACTATTGGTTATCGGACCTCGTGAGGGCCGTTTCCCTCCGGTTGGCCCTCCCAGAAAGATTCATGGCAGCAATCTTCCCCTGTCCGTGCTCGGGGTGTTACTCCTCTGGATGGGCTGGTTTGGATTCAACGGCGGCAGCACACTTGCTTTGAACGACCAGGTCCCGGGCATTATTACAAATACCTTTCTGGCAGGCGCCTCCGGTTCTATGGTCACACTTACAACGGGATGGATACTTCGGAAGCAGGCGGATGTAGAACTGGTAATATTTGGATCAGTTGCGGGCCTGGTAGCCATTACTGCATCGGTACATGTGGTAAATACCCTGTCGGCCATAGCCATCGGAGGAATAGGCGGTATGATCATGCTGGGGGTTGATTATCTGCTGGAATATTTACAGATTGATGATGCGGTAGGTGCGATTCAGGTTCACCTGGGTGCAGGGGTCTGGGGAACACTCGCAGCTGCCATCTTCGGCAGCACAGAACTCCTCGGCACAGGACTCCCCCGCGGAGATCAATTTTTAACTCAATGCATCGGTATAGGTGTATGTTCCTTATGGACATTCGGCATATCATTTCCATTACTTCTCATGATAAACCGCTATTTTCCGCTTCGCGTTACCCCTGAGGACGAATATATCGGTCTTAATGTCTCTGAACACGGAGCTACTACAGAACTCCTGGATATGTTCAGGACTATGGACAGCCAGGTGAGGACAGGAGACATGAGTCTCCGTATACCGGTAGAACCATTCACGGAAATCGGTCAGATTGCCGAACGTTATAACTGGGTCATGGATGCCCTGCAAAAAGAGGCCGCAAAAACAGCAAATTCTCTCAAAGAGAAAGAATTGCTTCTGAGAGAAATCCACCATCGGGTTAAGAACAACATGCAGGTCATGTCCAGCCTGCTCCGCCTTCAAACCAGAAACGTAACGGATGAGAAAACTTTAGAGATGGCAAAAGAGAGCCAGAACCGTATAAAGGTAATGGCTCTTATCCACGAAAAACTTTATCGGTCTCAAGACTTTGCTAATGTTGAATTCAACGACTATATTAAAGATCTGGTAAATGATCTGTTTCTATCCTATAAAGTCAGTTCCTCAGATATTGAGTTAACGATGAATATTGATACTATTTCACTGGGGATCGATACCGCCATTCCCTGCGGACTTATCATCAATGAATTGGTATCCAATTCATTGAAATACGCATTCCCAAAAGGAAAAGCCGGTGAAATCAGAATATCCCTGCATAGAATTACAGGTTTAACATCCGATATGTTTGAGCTCATAGTAAGTGATAACGGTGTTGGTATATCAGAGGAACTGGATCTCAGCAACACACAATCTCTCGGTCTACGGCTGATCACCAATTTAGCGGAAAATCAACTCCAGGGTAAAATTGAGATAGATCGGAAGCAGGGAACAAAATTTCAGATTACATTCAAGGAAGCAAAATACAAACAGAGAATATAA
- a CDS encoding ATP-binding protein: MNSDLHLIYDYEEALGNVCNVLFSFDVSGNLLSWHDSAEELFGYLREKVAGKNVQTLWPQKKHPIADNMVDVLLNGAATYEFVNETPISGKSASQTITTIPIRDQSSKVIGATCVSAYMTHSKKFLQSVLDGIEDSIKIVDRDFNIILYNEKAAKEKNGTVKTLIGKKCYKEFWSNNEPCSHCVTRRCFETNKPQQTTDTYLLKEKKKYMEFFSFPIKNESGKTVYVIEFERDITEREELEQKKEKQREELGKIVRELQLAYKEIQSMQNKLLHAEKLASVGQITSCLAHELDSPLTTISGYCELIEEDIQDENTLSRLEIISNQVTRCQKTIRGVLDYARKSKDIKTFQDINTLIKKTISLMGYVLKVNRIRVVLDLDDNLPRVHVQENQMQQVFFNLLRNAIDSMPDGGEIAISSFKKDGKNLQLTVKDTGHGVSEAEQKSIFEPFFTTKDPGKGTGLGLSICTDIVRSHGGNITVESRKGEGASFIIILPVNNEKIA; this comes from the coding sequence ATGAACTCTGACTTACATTTGATTTACGATTATGAAGAGGCGCTGGGAAATGTATGTAATGTCCTGTTTTCGTTTGATGTGAGTGGAAATTTGCTATCCTGGCACGATTCCGCTGAAGAGTTGTTCGGGTATCTCAGAGAAAAGGTGGCAGGGAAAAACGTACAGACTCTTTGGCCTCAGAAAAAGCATCCGATTGCGGACAATATGGTAGATGTACTCCTTAACGGTGCAGCAACATATGAGTTTGTGAACGAGACACCAATCTCCGGAAAATCGGCATCTCAAACTATTACCACAATTCCCATCAGAGACCAGAGCAGTAAGGTAATTGGTGCAACGTGCGTTTCTGCGTATATGACTCACAGCAAAAAGTTTCTGCAATCCGTTTTAGACGGAATTGAAGACTCCATAAAGATCGTTGACAGGGATTTTAATATAATTCTTTATAATGAAAAGGCTGCAAAAGAAAAAAATGGTACGGTAAAAACCTTAATAGGGAAAAAATGTTATAAAGAGTTCTGGAGTAATAATGAGCCCTGTTCTCACTGTGTTACACGGAGATGTTTTGAGACCAATAAACCTCAACAGACGACGGATACGTACCTGTTAAAAGAGAAAAAAAAGTATATGGAATTTTTTAGTTTTCCCATTAAAAATGAATCTGGCAAGACTGTTTATGTTATTGAATTTGAAAGGGACATAACCGAAAGGGAGGAATTAGAACAAAAAAAGGAGAAACAGAGAGAAGAGCTTGGAAAAATTGTACGAGAGCTTCAACTTGCCTATAAAGAGATTCAGTCTATGCAGAATAAACTCCTCCATGCGGAAAAATTAGCATCGGTAGGTCAGATTACGTCATGTCTTGCCCATGAACTGGACAGTCCTTTAACAACAATCTCCGGATACTGTGAACTGATTGAAGAAGATATACAGGACGAAAATACCCTTTCGAGGTTGGAAATTATTTCCAATCAGGTGACACGGTGTCAGAAAACCATCCGGGGAGTTCTGGATTATGCAAGAAAATCAAAAGATATAAAAACGTTTCAAGATATCAACACGTTAATAAAAAAGACAATTTCTCTTATGGGATACGTTCTCAAGGTGAACAGAATCCGTGTTGTTCTGGATCTGGACGATAATCTGCCGCGAGTGCATGTGCAGGAAAACCAAATGCAGCAGGTTTTCTTCAACCTGCTGAGGAATGCGATAGACTCGATGCCAGATGGAGGAGAGATTGCAATATCAAGTTTTAAAAAGGATGGTAAAAACCTGCAACTTACCGTTAAGGATACAGGTCATGGAGTGTCAGAGGCTGAGCAGAAGAGCATTTTTGAACCCTTCTTTACGACCAAGGACCCGGGGAAGGGGACAGGCCTCGGGTTGAGTATCTGTACTGACATAGTCAGAAGCCATGGAGGAAATATTACTGTGGAAAGCAGAAAAGGTGAAGGTGCAAGTTTCATCATAATTTTACCGGTAAACAATGAGAAGATTGCATGA
- a CDS encoding ISKra4 family transposase, translating to MVKRKIESSDNWRALFYGFLDTRLDKIEEEYSMEDLGEISKAVFEERAEILGQLILGFIERKFGHLLNQQSCDCPECGKGMQRQGKQSKTIQTLAGQFELTRPYFYCRACRLGYYPLDEALGLSESSKQYDVQDVEAWLSSETAYETASETYERITGVKLSEHHMHETTNAIGQEVGILDVCPPREEIDKQIENLSVDKFRRPIMMLALDGAHGPMRPEPSPHPRKGKRGKGEYKEIKGFRLYLIDGQTIIHLISWHQVCADHELAEYLVKIKEAGLIPHEKIRLGIIGDGAPWIWNRCKEIFPSAKEILDYYHCSEYVHGVANAHYGKETRESLQWCEATLTRIYYGYHEEVLGGLGKMKARTQDIQDKIDKFYTYLTNHCEKMDYSSAKRGGYHIGSGAIESANKFISHTRLKRSGAWWYIQNANNILKIRCAKYNGTYDKVIEKYKRDDQERIKNKKFKRSLRIVK from the coding sequence GTGGTGAAAAGAAAGATAGAGTCATCCGATAACTGGAGAGCTTTATTTTATGGTTTTTTAGACACCCGATTGGATAAGATTGAGGAAGAGTACTCAATGGAAGATTTAGGAGAAATCTCAAAAGCTGTTTTCGAAGAGAGAGCGGAGATATTAGGACAACTGATTCTTGGGTTCATAGAGAGGAAATTTGGACATTTATTGAATCAGCAAAGCTGCGATTGCCCCGAATGCGGCAAGGGTATGCAAAGACAAGGAAAACAATCCAAGACTATCCAAACCCTTGCCGGACAATTTGAATTAACCAGGCCTTATTTTTATTGCAGAGCGTGTCGTTTAGGATACTATCCTTTAGACGAAGCCCTTGGATTGTCTGAATCATCGAAGCAATATGATGTGCAAGATGTGGAAGCCTGGTTGTCAAGCGAAACGGCCTATGAGACGGCCAGCGAAACCTACGAGAGAATAACCGGAGTAAAGCTGAGTGAACATCATATGCATGAGACCACGAATGCCATTGGTCAAGAAGTGGGAATTTTGGATGTCTGCCCGCCCAGGGAAGAGATTGATAAGCAGATAGAAAACCTCTCAGTGGATAAGTTTCGTCGTCCCATTATGATGCTTGCCCTGGATGGAGCCCACGGGCCGATGCGTCCCGAGCCAAGTCCTCACCCCCGTAAAGGGAAAAGAGGCAAGGGAGAATACAAAGAGATTAAAGGTTTTAGACTGTATCTCATCGATGGTCAAACTATTATTCATTTAATTAGCTGGCACCAGGTTTGTGCAGATCACGAATTAGCAGAATACTTGGTTAAGATCAAAGAAGCCGGGCTTATTCCCCACGAGAAGATACGCCTGGGAATTATAGGAGACGGTGCTCCCTGGATCTGGAACCGATGTAAAGAAATATTTCCCTCGGCAAAAGAGATTCTCGACTATTACCATTGCTCGGAGTATGTCCATGGTGTAGCCAATGCCCATTACGGAAAAGAGACAAGAGAGTCTCTACAGTGGTGTGAGGCGACTCTGACAAGAATATATTATGGTTACCATGAAGAGGTGCTTGGCGGTCTTGGAAAGATGAAAGCCCGAACTCAAGATATTCAAGATAAAATTGACAAGTTTTATACCTATCTCACAAATCATTGTGAAAAGATGGATTACAGTTCCGCCAAGCGTGGAGGATATCACATTGGCAGCGGTGCTATTGAAAGCGCCAATAAATTCATTAGCCATACAAGGCTTAAACGATCAGGAGCTTGGTGGTATATCCAAAACGCTAATAACATACTCAAGATCAGATGCGCGAAATATAACGGTACTTACGATAAAGTTATCGAAAAATACAAAAGGGACGACCAGGAAAGAATTAAAAATAAAAAATTTAAGAGAAGTCTTCGAATTGTTAAATAA
- a CDS encoding DUF2180 family protein, which produces MRCYICDHEGEKNIETLAVCVVCGIAVCKKHQIREQLPVTETYKWGLGEEKVTLPVPLPQVLCTWCHQALVVQKNR; this is translated from the coding sequence GTGAGATGCTACATTTGCGACCATGAAGGGGAAAAAAATATAGAGACTTTAGCGGTATGCGTTGTATGCGGGATTGCAGTTTGCAAAAAACATCAGATTCGTGAACAACTACCCGTAACAGAGACCTACAAATGGGGGTTGGGAGAGGAAAAAGTGACGCTGCCGGTACCGCTTCCCCAGGTTTTATGCACCTGGTGTCATCAGGCCCTGGTCGTCCAGAAAAATCGATAA
- a CDS encoding HAMP domain-containing protein, which translates to MKLTKFGVKLFLLFLLVTIVPLGIAGTIVYKYVHDRTREEVQRHLRSTAHSLNEQLKLLLSKRRIRVVDFSSDGFISDCVEQMNRKTPDYSEISERLNTYLIKKQKRLDPDLIEVSILNKGGEVIASSSRHQIGKDKSSEVYFRDPFLSLESKGPYFSDALERSEKGEELQLVFSAILADKDLHRPMGVLVTKVKGNILEGILKEPMYRSDKESFVDPSGEIYIVNSNKLMLLNSRFLEGSGFNQIVDTKAVKEVLTSKRELSGIYENYKGIRVLGTALFVPEANWVILAEKYVKDAFLPLLRIKYVFLLSGGGVLFLVFIFAFVISGKTNAIIQKLIEGTKRMADGDLEHPITIGKRSDEIKDLVESFNLMMNKLRESIREKDMLSREIYHRVKNNMQVISSLLRLQSSHIKDEKYVEIFKESQNRIKAMALIHEKLYRSKDLANIDFNDYIKNLVNDLFLSYKVSDGKVALKMNIETVPFGIDTAIPCGLIVNELVTNSLKYAFPGKKDGEIKISLRQIPIDTSQPGNQRLPNADSESEMFELIVSDNGIGIPEELDYRNTQSLGLRLITNLSENQLQGKLGLKRNGGTEFRLNFQEVKYKERI; encoded by the coding sequence ATGAAGCTTACAAAATTTGGTGTAAAACTGTTTCTTTTATTTTTATTGGTAACCATCGTACCCCTGGGTATTGCAGGCACCATAGTGTATAAATATGTCCATGACAGGACAAGAGAAGAGGTACAAAGGCATCTAAGGTCTACGGCACACAGTCTGAATGAACAACTGAAACTCTTACTGTCGAAAAGAAGAATCAGGGTTGTCGATTTCAGTTCAGACGGATTTATCAGTGACTGTGTAGAACAGATGAATCGAAAAACTCCTGATTATTCTGAGATCAGTGAAAGGTTGAATACCTACCTCATAAAAAAACAAAAAAGGCTGGATCCTGACCTGATTGAGGTATCAATTCTCAACAAAGGAGGAGAGGTCATCGCTTCATCTTCACGCCACCAGATAGGCAAAGACAAATCGAGTGAAGTTTACTTCAGGGACCCATTCCTTTCTCTTGAAAGTAAGGGGCCCTATTTTTCTGATGCCCTTGAACGGTCGGAAAAGGGTGAGGAATTACAGTTAGTCTTTTCTGCAATCCTTGCAGACAAAGATCTGCACAGACCCATGGGAGTTCTCGTTACCAAGGTAAAGGGCAATATTCTTGAAGGGATACTCAAGGAACCAATGTACCGTTCTGACAAAGAAAGTTTTGTTGATCCTTCCGGTGAGATTTATATTGTAAACAGTAACAAGTTGATGTTATTAAATTCACGTTTTCTAGAGGGGTCTGGTTTTAATCAGATAGTTGATACAAAGGCGGTGAAAGAAGTGCTGACCTCAAAGAGAGAATTATCCGGAATCTATGAAAATTATAAGGGTATTCGGGTATTGGGTACAGCGCTGTTTGTACCTGAAGCAAACTGGGTGATCCTGGCAGAAAAATATGTTAAAGATGCCTTTCTGCCGTTACTGAGGATTAAATATGTTTTTTTGCTCTCCGGAGGTGGAGTATTATTTCTGGTATTTATATTTGCGTTTGTTATTTCCGGCAAAACAAACGCGATTATACAAAAACTGATAGAGGGGACCAAGAGGATGGCGGATGGTGATCTGGAACATCCGATAACCATTGGAAAAAGGAGTGATGAAATAAAAGACCTGGTTGAATCATTTAATTTAATGATGAACAAACTCAGGGAATCCATAAGGGAAAAGGATATGCTTTCACGGGAAATTTATCACAGGGTCAAGAATAATATGCAGGTTATTTCAAGTCTGCTCAGGCTTCAATCAAGCCATATCAAAGATGAGAAGTATGTTGAGATATTTAAAGAAAGCCAGAACCGGATAAAGGCCATGGCTCTAATTCACGAGAAACTCTACCGTTCCAAAGATCTGGCAAATATTGATTTCAATGATTACATTAAGAATCTTGTAAATGACCTGTTTTTATCATATAAAGTGAGTGATGGCAAAGTCGCACTGAAGATGAATATTGAAACGGTTCCCTTTGGAATTGATACAGCAATTCCCTGCGGATTGATTGTCAATGAACTGGTAACGAACTCCCTGAAATACGCCTTTCCGGGAAAAAAAGATGGTGAAATAAAAATATCCCTGCGTCAGATTCCAATTGATACCAGTCAGCCGGGAAATCAACGATTGCCCAATGCGGACTCAGAATCTGAGATGTTTGAACTCATAGTCAGTGACAATGGTATCGGAATTCCAGAAGAGTTAGATTACAGAAATACCCAGTCACTCGGTTTGAGGCTGATAACCAATTTATCAGAGAATCAATTACAGGGTAAACTGGGACTCAAGAGAAATGGAGGGACAGAATTTCGACTCAATTTCCAGGAGGTAAAATACAAGGAGAGGATATGA
- a CDS encoding sigma-54 dependent transcriptional regulator translates to MKAKKKILVVDDDVALSDMCKELLNNRGYDVEAVYSGEDALKKVKEDNYSIVITDLMMPGIDGIELMKNIKLLNDRIDVIVMTSYATVSNAVKAMKLGASDYITKPFKRDELTLIIDKIFQMQSLEKEVHRLRSELDTQYKFGNIIGKSAKMRKVYALINSISDTEANVLIQGETGTGKELVAKAIHYNSMRKDGPFVKVDCASLTETLLESELFGHEKGAFTGATKDRVGRFRMADKGTIFLDEVSNIPFQTQAKLLRTLQDYEFEAVGSDKTSKVDVRIIAASNCDLESCIQKGTFRNDLFYRLKVVTLNLPPLRERLDDISLLSDHFIVKYCKKNNRDIKGMSRSALQKLMSYHWPGNVRELENLIENAVVLCSSDIIQDDDIQLPDERSLLPVDTKGKSFREMIDVAERRIINDVLNKVNWDKDKAARVLKISRASLYNKIKKHNIHVVFDKSE, encoded by the coding sequence ATGAAGGCTAAAAAGAAAATTCTTGTGGTTGACGACGATGTGGCGCTGTCTGATATGTGCAAAGAGCTTTTGAATAACCGAGGTTATGATGTGGAAGCTGTTTATAGCGGTGAAGACGCCTTGAAAAAAGTGAAAGAAGATAATTACTCGATTGTGATTACTGATCTCATGATGCCTGGTATTGATGGCATAGAGCTGATGAAAAATATTAAACTCCTGAATGATCGAATTGACGTTATCGTAATGACAAGCTATGCAACAGTCAGTAATGCCGTGAAAGCCATGAAATTAGGGGCTTCCGATTATATTACGAAGCCTTTTAAACGTGACGAACTGACTTTGATTATTGATAAGATCTTTCAGATGCAGTCCCTGGAAAAAGAGGTGCACCGATTGCGTTCTGAACTGGATACACAGTATAAGTTTGGAAATATCATTGGGAAAAGTGCAAAAATGAGAAAGGTATATGCCCTCATAAACAGTATCAGTGATACGGAGGCCAATGTACTCATTCAGGGTGAGACAGGCACGGGAAAAGAGTTGGTAGCCAAGGCGATACATTATAACAGCATGCGGAAGGATGGTCCTTTTGTTAAGGTAGATTGTGCGTCTCTCACTGAAACACTGCTTGAAAGTGAACTTTTCGGTCATGAAAAGGGCGCTTTTACGGGTGCAACAAAAGACAGAGTTGGAAGGTTTCGGATGGCTGATAAAGGAACAATCTTCCTGGACGAGGTAAGCAATATTCCCTTTCAGACTCAGGCAAAGCTGCTCCGTACATTGCAGGATTATGAATTTGAAGCAGTAGGAAGTGATAAGACATCAAAGGTAGACGTACGCATAATAGCTGCATCAAATTGCGATTTGGAGTCGTGCATACAGAAGGGGACATTCAGAAATGACCTTTTTTATCGACTGAAAGTTGTGACCCTTAATCTCCCCCCGCTCCGCGAAAGATTAGATGATATATCACTTCTCTCCGACCACTTTATCGTGAAATATTGTAAAAAGAATAATCGTGATATTAAGGGTATGTCACGATCAGCATTACAGAAATTAATGTCTTATCACTGGCCGGGTAATGTGAGGGAGTTGGAGAATCTGATCGAAAATGCGGTTGTTCTCTGTAGTTCAGATATCATCCAGGATGATGATATTCAACTACCAGATGAAAGATCTCTCCTGCCTGTTGATACAAAAGGAAAATCATTTCGTGAAATGATTGATGTCGCAGAACGAAGGATCATAAATGATGTATTGAATAAGGTTAACTGGGACAAGGATAAAGCTGCCCGAGTATTAAAGATCTCACGGGCGAGTCTATACAATAAGATAAAAAAGCATAATATCCATGTGGTGTTTGATAAGAGCGAGTAA
- a CDS encoding response regulator, with translation MAKAKIMIVEDEWITAEDIKMSLESLGYTVTSVSSSGEEAIQNAEKGRPDLVLMDIVLKGEMDGIEAARQIRACYNIPIIYLTAYADENTLERASITEPFGYIVKPFVNEDLKISIEIALYKHRIEKERRRLIEELQGALPKITTLSGLLPICPSCKKIRDAEGNWK, from the coding sequence ATGGCAAAGGCTAAAATAATGATTGTTGAAGATGAATGGATAACTGCTGAAGATATTAAAATGAGTCTGGAGAGTTTAGGCTATACGGTAACCTCTGTCTCCTCATCAGGGGAAGAGGCAATTCAAAATGCTGAAAAGGGTAGGCCCGATCTAGTGCTGATGGATATTGTGTTAAAGGGTGAAATGGATGGAATAGAAGCTGCCCGTCAAATCCGCGCTTGTTACAATATTCCCATTATCTATCTCACCGCATATGCAGATGAGAATACACTGGAACGGGCAAGCATAACTGAACCATTCGGATATATTGTCAAGCCTTTCGTAAATGAGGATTTAAAAATATCGATAGAAATTGCCCTTTATAAGCATCGGATAGAAAAAGAACGAAGGAGACTCATTGAAGAGCTCCAGGGCGCACTGCCCAAGATAACCACCCTATCCGGCCTGCTTCCCATTTGTCCCTCATGTAAGAAAATACGGGATGCTGAAGGCAATTGGAAGTAG